From Lewinellaceae bacterium:
GACCATCGTTCCCCGCGAAGTGATCCGTGCGACCGGGGAAGAGAAGCAATATCAGATCTCATCCCTGCACGAGATGCAAAGTCTTCTGAGGCCAAAGGCTCAGGAATCTTTAAAGCAATTAAGACAGAAAGCATTGGAGGGTGAAAACCTCTTTGAAACCCTGATGGAAACCGTGAAATATTGTTCTCTGGGCCAGATCACCCATGCCTTATATGAAGTTGGTGGTCAGTACCGGAGAAATATGTGATCTTGTAATTTTAAATAAATTCAAAAATGAACAGATATAAATGGTCTTTACTACTTGTGCTGGGTGCTGCCGTGACATGGTTTGCGTTTACCCGGTTCAGAGAAGTTAAACCGGACATCCAGCTGGATAAGATCAAACTACCCGCCGGATTTAAGATTGAATTATTTGCCGAGAACGTTACCAATGCCCGTTCCATGTGCCTGTCCCCGTCAGGAACCTTGTTTGTAGGCACTCGGGATGAAGGGAGTGTATATGCTTTGGTGGATCAGAACGGCGATCATAAGGCGGACAAGATGTACACCATTGCCAAAGGATTGCAAATGCCCAATGGAGTTGCTTTTAAGGACGGCAGCCTGTACGTAGCGGAGGTAAGTAAGATCTGGCGGTTCGATCGCATCGAACAGAATTTATCCAATCCGCCCAAGCCGGTGCTGATCACGGATAAATACCCAGATAAAACCCATCACGGATGGAAGTATATCGCCTTTGGTCCGGATGGCAAACTTTACGTGCCGGTCGGTGCTCCATGCAACGTTTGCGAATCGGAAGACCCGGTCTTTAACACCATCACACGCATCAATCCGGACGGCAGCAACCGGGAGATCGTAGCACGGGGCGTACGCAATTCCGTCGGATTCACCTGGCATCCGCAAACCAAAGAGCTGTGGTTTACCGATAATGGCCGGGACTGGATGGGAGATGATTCGCCGTCCTGTGAGTTAAACCACCTGACCAGGGTAGGCGAGCATTTTGGATTTCCGTATTGCCATGAGGGCGATATTCTTGATCCTAAATTTGGTGAAGGCCACCAATGCAGTGAGTTTACTCCTCCGGCCATGAAGCTGGGACCGCATGTAGCCCCGCTGGGGTTAAAATTTTATACCGGAAATCAATTTCCGGCCAGTTACAAAAATCAGATTTTTATTGCCGAACACGGAAGTTGGAACCGGGCCAACAAAATCGGATACCGTATCGCGTTGGTCCACATGCAGGGTAACCAATGTACCAGTGTAGAAAACTTTGCGGAAGGCTGGCTGCAGGGAGAGAACGCCTGGGGCCGCCCGGTGGATATCGAATGGTTGCCGGACGGTTCCATGCTGGTAAGTGACGATCAGGCGAATGCCATCTATCTCATTTCTTATCAACGTTAATTTGCGGAATCCTTATAGTAATCTATTCTTTTGGTGCAGGATCAGTCTTCTTCCTGTCTGATGACACGGACCAGTTCGATTTTCTTTTCATCGACTTTGGCCATAATAAATTTATAGCCCTCCAGTTCGATTTCCTCATCCTGGTGTGGTATGTGGCCGGTCGTCATGATCAGATAACCGGAGAGGGTGGAATAGTCGCCTTCCGGGAAATGAATGGCATCGTATTTTTCATTCAGGTAGTCGATCTCCAGTCTCCCTGAAAACAACCATTCGTGGTCGGATACTTGTTCTTCGGTGTGTTCTTCCTCGTCATGCTCATCGTCGATTTCACCAAAGATCTCTTCCAGGATGTCCTCCAGGGTGATGATACCTGCGGTACCACCGAATTCGTCCACTACCCAGGCGATGGTCTGGCTTTCTTTGATGAGCCTGAGCATAAGCGCCTGGATATTCATCGTTTCCGGCACCACCGGTATTTCCAGGACCAGACGGCGTAGAGACCTGGGATTTTTCAGCAATTGCTGATGGTGTATGTATCCGAGAATGTTATCGATATCCTCATCGTAGACAATGATCCGGGAATGTTTGCTGGTGTCAAACAGATCGATCAGCTCCTGAATGTCGGCGCTCACGTCAATGCTCTGGATTTCCGTGCGGGGCACCATGATTTCTTTGATGCGTGTTTGTTTCAGATGGAGCGCATTTTTGAAGATGTCCGTCTCGATGGGTTCATCATTGGAACCAGCGGAGTCTGCTATGAAATGCTCAAGGTCAAAGCGGGTTAATGCGGCCTGCGTTTTCTCAACCGGAGCATTGGTGAACACCCGGATGATCCATTCCGACAGTTTATTGACCAGGGCGGAAAATGGAAAGAACAAGACCTGAAATATCTTTAGGATGTAGGTGAAGAAATACAACAGGTCATTCGCAAAAATGCGAAAAATGGTTTTAGGGAGGAATTCCCCGAACACCAATACGATCGCGGTACTTAGTAGGGTTATCACCAGGTAACTGGCCACGCCGCCAATGCTTTGGAGTGGTGGTAACAGCAGCTGCTCCATCAGGGAGGTATAGACAACCAGGGCCAGGTTGTTCCCGATCAGCATGCCGCTGATGAAATATTCCGGTTTGCGATAAAATCCTCCGAGTACCCGTCCTTTGCGGAGTCCTTTCTCCTTCTTAAGTTCAATACCGATCTTATTGGCAGAGACAAAGGCAATTTCGGAACCAGAAAAAATGGCTGAAAGCAGCAAAAAGAGAATGATGTAAAACAGGATCATAGCTGAATAATGCAACTACAAAAATAAAGGTCCTGAGGATATTGACCGTCTTTTTTAAATATTAAGGGAGGGTGTCGGTCTTATGCTCCTCAAATAAGAAGCGATTGTAGACCGAATGGGATTTGAAATAGGTAAATGATTCGTTGGCGGTGAAGCCCATTAATCCATTCGCGAGATCCCCATTGGCGCGGCGCAGCCGGTAGGGTTTGTCCGTGCTAATCAACCGGTCATTTTCGTTCCACATCAATTCTGAGGTTTCCAGTTTATCTCCCTGGACACTCTGATAGACCACATTATCTTTGACGATAACCTGCCGGTCCTGTTCTTTGCGTTGCGCATAATTGGCGCGCAGGGTGGATGTTAGGACGCCCTCTTCGTCGTAAAATTCGACGTAAATGCCTTTAGGGAAGGTCTGGATATGGTAGCGACGATTGGTTTCCTGGTACATCACCGGAGCCTCTATCATCACTTTTAGCCGGGCTGAATCGCTATACAGGATCTGCACCGAATCACCGACTTCAATTCCTTGCCGTAACAATGCCATCAGGGATTCATCCTCCACCGGGGCTTCCTTTCGGCACGAACTGGCAGCAAGCAGCAAGAGCAAT
This genomic window contains:
- a CDS encoding sorbosone dehydrogenase family protein, with product MNRYKWSLLLVLGAAVTWFAFTRFREVKPDIQLDKIKLPAGFKIELFAENVTNARSMCLSPSGTLFVGTRDEGSVYALVDQNGDHKADKMYTIAKGLQMPNGVAFKDGSLYVAEVSKIWRFDRIEQNLSNPPKPVLITDKYPDKTHHGWKYIAFGPDGKLYVPVGAPCNVCESEDPVFNTITRINPDGSNREIVARGVRNSVGFTWHPQTKELWFTDNGRDWMGDDSPSCELNHLTRVGEHFGFPYCHEGDILDPKFGEGHQCSEFTPPAMKLGPHVAPLGLKFYTGNQFPASYKNQIFIAEHGSWNRANKIGYRIALVHMQGNQCTSVENFAEGWLQGENAWGRPVDIEWLPDGSMLVSDDQANAIYLISYQR
- a CDS encoding HlyC/CorC family transporter, whose amino-acid sequence is MILFYIILFLLLSAIFSGSEIAFVSANKIGIELKKEKGLRKGRVLGGFYRKPEYFISGMLIGNNLALVVYTSLMEQLLLPPLQSIGGVASYLVITLLSTAIVLVFGEFLPKTIFRIFANDLLYFFTYILKIFQVLFFPFSALVNKLSEWIIRVFTNAPVEKTQAALTRFDLEHFIADSAGSNDEPIETDIFKNALHLKQTRIKEIMVPRTEIQSIDVSADIQELIDLFDTSKHSRIIVYDEDIDNILGYIHHQQLLKNPRSLRRLVLEIPVVPETMNIQALMLRLIKESQTIAWVVDEFGGTAGIITLEDILEEIFGEIDDEHDEEEHTEEQVSDHEWLFSGRLEIDYLNEKYDAIHFPEGDYSTLSGYLIMTTGHIPHQDEEIELEGYKFIMAKVDEKKIELVRVIRQEED
- the lptC gene encoding LPS export ABC transporter periplasmic protein LptC, which produces MKYCIFIGLLLLLAASSCRKEAPVEDESLMALLRQGIEVGDSVQILYSDSARLKVMIEAPVMYQETNRRYHIQTFPKGIYVEFYDEEGVLTSTLRANYAQRKEQDRQVIVKDNVVYQSVQGDKLETSELMWNENDRLISTDKPYRLRRANGDLANGLMGFTANESFTYFKSHSVYNRFLFEEHKTDTLP